A single genomic interval of Cucumis sativus cultivar 9930 chromosome 5, Cucumber_9930_V3, whole genome shotgun sequence harbors:
- the LOC101221772 gene encoding probable LRR receptor-like serine/threonine-protein kinase At1g63430, producing MESFTSLVVFLSLILGVLFEACDSISSNEVMVLGAFRSEVFEDPYQVFSNWNSLQPDPCLWSGISCSPTRDHVIKINISYSAIKGFLSGDLGQLSFLEELIVHGNKLHGPVPKELGYLKNLRILDLGMNQLTGPIPSEFGNLTKLVKINLQSNEFTGKLPPELGNLRCLEELRLDRNKLGGTVGHSDHTELYATKTNLTGFCGSSQLRVADFSYNFFVGSIPKCLEHLPGSSFQGNCLHKINSKQRPSAQCEPAVTKSHPGTNEQNHHQTTSKPIWLLALEIVTGTLVGSLFLVAVLTAVQKFNRKSSMILPWKKAGSRKYYAPVYVDPEILKNVTRFSRQELELACEDFSNIIGSSRDSLVYKGTMKTGPEIAVISMSMKEEQWTGYLELYFQTEVADLSRINHENTGKLLGYCRESTPFTRMLVFEYASNGTLYEHLHYGEACQLSWTRRMKIILGIARGLNYLHTELQPPFTISELNSNAVYLTDDFFPKLIDFESWKTILSRSEKNSGSIASQGAICVLPNSLEARHLDVQGNIYAFGVLLLEIISGRPLYCKDKGNLVDWAKDYIEMPEVMSYLVDPQLKHFRYEDLEVICEVANLCIRQQPTKPVSMKELCAMLETRIDTSVAIEFKASSLAWAELALS from the exons ATGGAATCTTTTACTTCTCTTGTGGTGTTTCTCAGTTTGATTTTGGGGGTTCTTTTTGAGGCGTGTGATTCTATTTCTTCCAATGAAG TCATGGTTCTTGGGGCCTTCAGGTCAGAAGTATTTGAAGATCCATATCAAGTCTTCTCCAACTGGAACAGCCTTCAACCAGATCCTTGCTTATGGTCTGGCATTTCATGTTCTCCAACTAGAGACCATGTTATAAAGAT TAACATTTCATATTCTGCAATAAAAGGGTTTCTTTCAGGAGATTTGGGTCAACTTAGCTTCTTGGAAGAATT AATTGTGCATGGGAATAAGCTGCATGGTCCAGTTCCCAAGGAGTTAGGCTACTTAAAAAACCTCAGAATCTTGGACTTGGGGATGAATCAATTAACAGGTCCAATTCCTTCAGAATTTGGGAATTTAACCAAACTTGTGAAAAT AAACCTACAGTCTAATGAGTTCACTGGTAAGCTGCCTCCTGAGTTGGGAAATTTGAGATGCCTTGAGGAACTAAGGCTGGATAGAAATAAGCTTGGAGGAACTGTTGGCCATTCAGATCATACTGAACT GTATGCGACAAAAACGAACTTGACTGGGTTCTGTGGCTCATCTCAGCTAAGAGTTGCCGACTTTTCGTATAACTTTTTTGTTGGGAGCATACCAAAGTGTTTGGAGCATCTTCCGGG GTCAAGTTTCCAAGGGAATTGCCTCCATAAAATTAACTCCAAACAACGTCCTTCAGCACAATGTG AACCTGCTGTGACTAAGAGCCATCCGGGAACCAATGAGCAGAACCATCATCAAACAACGTCAAAACCTATCTGGCTTTTGGCCCTTGAGATAGTAACAGGAACTCTGGTGGGTTCTCTCTTCCTTGTTGCTGTTCTCACTGCAGTCCAGAAGTTCAATCGAAAGTCCTCCATGATATTGCCATGGAAGAAAGCTGGAAGTAGAAAGTACTACGCTCCAGTATATGTAG ATCCTGAGATTTTAAAGAATGTAACAAGATTTAGTCGACAAGAACTTGAATTAGCTTGTGAAGACTTCAGCAACATAATTGGCTCCTCTCGAGACAGTTTGGTATACAAGGGCACCATGAAAACTGGACCTGAGATCGCGGTTATCTCAATGAGCATGAAAGAAGAGCAATGGACAGGATACCTTGAACTCTATTTTCAGACAGAG GTAGCAGATTTGTCACGAATTAACCACGAGAATACGGGGAAATTACTGGGTTATTGCAGAGAGAGTACTCCATTTACAAGGATGCTAGTTTTTGAGTATGCATCAAATGGCACATTATATGAGCATCTACATT ATGGAGAAGCATGTCAATTATCTTGGACAAGGCGCATGAAGATTATTTTAGGCATTGCTCGGGGACTTAACTATCTTCACACAGAACTCCAACCTCCATTCACCATATCCGAGCTGAATTCCAATGCTGTATATCTCACAGATGATTTTTTTCCGAAG CTAATAGACTTCGAAAGTTGGAAGACTATTCTTTCACGATCGGAAAAGAACTCGGGATCTATAGCCAGCCAAGGTGCAATATGTGTTCTTCCAAACTCTCTAGAAGCACGACATCTCGATGTGCAAGGTAACATCTATGCATTCGGTGTCCTTCTACTCGAAATAATCAGTGGGAGGCCTCTGTACTGTAAAGACAAAGGAAACTTGGTAGATTGG GCCAAGGACTATATCGAAATGCCAGAAGTGATGTCGTACCTTGTTGATCCTCAACTGAAGCATTTTAGATATGAAGACCTTGAGGTAATATGCGAGGTGGCGAACCTTTGCATCCGTCAGCAGCCAACAAAACCGGTATCAATGAAGGAGCTCTGCGCCATGTTAGAAACTAGAATTGATACCTCTGTTGCCATTGAGTTTAAGGCTTCTTCTTTGGCATGGGCAGAGCTTGCACTCTCATAG